A region of the Candidatus Acetothermia bacterium genome:
AGCGGAGCATGCCCAGGAGCCGTTCCGCCTCCAGCCGAAGGCGCGGATGGCGCACCTGCAGGAGCAGCGGTTCCGCCCGCTTGCGGAGCACCGACCACTCGTACACCAGGGCCGAGTTGAACATCACGTCCGCTTCCCCCTGGTAGGGGAACACGTGCCGCTTCTCCCCCCGCCGGACGTTGGCCCACAGGCGCAGGGTGTTCTCGGCGCTGTATCCACGGAACGCCGCATCCCGCACGATGCGCCGGATGAGCCGGGTGTCGGTGGTGGAGAGCCGCACGTGGTCGTCCAGGTTGAGCTGGGTCAGGGCGGACACGTAGATCTTGAACGTGCGCCCCCCCAGGCCGGGGGGGAGGAGCCCCGGATTCAGGCAGTGCAAGCCTTCCACCAAGAGCACGGCGTCCTCGGCCAGGCGCAGCTCCGCACCCTGTTCGCGCTTTCCCGTGAGGAAATCGTAGCGCGGGAGGCGAACCACCTTCCCCGCGAACAGTTGCTCCATCTGCCCCTGGAACAGGGGGAGATCCACCGCGGACAGGTCGTCGAAATCCGTCAGCCCCCGCCGGGCCATCTCCTCCCGGGGGAGGAAGTAGTCGTCGAGCGATAGGGGATAGGGCCTGAGGCCGTGGGCGAGGAGTTGGATGGCCAGCCTCTTGGTGAACGTGGTCTTCCCCGAGGAGGAGGGCCCGGCGATGAGCACCAGTTGCCGTCCCGTGCCACGGGCGGAGATGGTCTGGGCGATCTGGGCGATCCGTTGCTCATGAAGGGCCTCGGACACGAGGATCACCTCCGCCATCCGCCCGGTGCGCACCGCCTCATTGACCGTCCACGCGTCGTAGAGCCCCAATAGCTCCAACCAGTGTCCGTACTCCTCGAACACCTGCCACAGGGGCGAGTAGTCCTCCGGCGGAGCAAGCTCGGTCGGCCGTTCCCGGCGTGGGAACCGGAGGATGAACCCGTTGTGGTATGGGGTGAGGGCGAAGTACTTGAGGTACCCGGTGGAGGGGACCATGGGGCCGAAGAAGTAGTCCCGCAGCTCCCCCAGCCGATAGAGCGGCACCCGGTCCCCGTTCATCCCCTGGGCAAGCAGCGCCGCCTTGTGGGGGAGCCCTACCCGTTGGAACCAATCCTGAGCCTCGGCCAGGGGCACCAGCTCCCGGCCGATGGGGAGATCGGCGGTGACCAGCTCCCGCATGTGCGCCTCCAGCTGCGAAAGCTCCTCCGGGGTAAACGGTGGGCGCCCGGCCACCCGGCAGTAGTAGCCCCCGAACGGCACGGAGTGGTCGATGATCAGACGGGCGTCGGGAAACGATTTTCGCACGGCGGCCGCGAGGAGGAAGCTCAAAGACCGGGTGTAGATCCTAATGCCATCGGAATCGGTGAGGAACACGGGCCGCACCTGGGCGTCCTCCCGGAGGGGGTCGGCAAGCTCACACAGCGCGTCATCCACGATGGCGGCCATCGCCGGGACCGGCGCGTCGGGGTACGCGGCGCGCACGAACTCCGCAAGGAGCGTCCCGGCCGGCCCTTCGAACGTCCGCCCGTCGGGGAAGTGGGCCTGGACCGTATCGCGCCTCTTCGCCAGATGCACCTGGGACATGGGACGTGGATTATACCCGGCTCGCCTGGGGCTTCCGGTCAGCCGGAAGCGGCGGTGCGGTAGGCGAGGAAGTCCGCTTGAGAGAACAGGACAAAGCGAACCTCGTCGAGCGCGCCCGGGTGCTCGCCCAGGAAGTCGCGCACCGTCTGCAGGGCGACGCGGGCCGCCTGCTCCACCGGATAGCCGTAGACGCCGGTGGAGATGCTGGGGAACGCGACCGACCGCAGGCCGCGCGCCACGGCAAGGGCCAGGCAGGACCGGTAGGCGCGGGCGAGGAGCGTGGGCTCCCCGTGGGCGCCGCCGTGCCAGACCGGGCCCACGGTGTGGATGACCCATCTGGCGGGAAGCTCCCCGCCCGGGGTGATCACCGCGTCCCCGGTGGGGAGGGGCCCTCGTTCCCGGCGGATCTCGGCCGCGGATTCCGTCACCAGGGGGCCGCCGGCGCGGTGGATGGCCCCGGACACCCCGCCGCCCGGGGTGAGGTCAGGGTTGGCCGCGTTGACGATGGCGTCCACCTCCTCCCGGGTGATGTCCCCCCGGACGAGCACAAGCCGCGTTCCCGAAAGGTCGACCTCGAACTGCTCTTCAGCCACGTCCGTTCACCTCCCACCTTGCCACGCATTGCGGGCCTTGGCCACCAGCTCCCGGGCATGGGCGATCGCTTCCTGGGCCCACTTGGGACGCACCCGTTCCGCCGGGGACGGTGCCCCGGCGTCCCCCATGTCGAGGGCGATCTGGTCCAGGCGCAAGAGGGGCCGCAACCTGCGGAGTGGGGGGTCGCGGCGGGCGGCGCGGGCGAGGAGCTCGGGGACCCCCTCCTGGGCGACGGCCTCCGGGTCCTCCCCGCGCACGAAGAGGAACGCGCGGAGCGCCCGATCTGCGGCGGCGAGGGCGGCATCCAGGGCCCAATCATGGTGACCTCCTGCCAGCAGGGCCTCGGCCGCGGCCAGGTCGTGCTCCGCCTGGCGCAGGTACCGGCCGGCCTCCCCGCGCCGGGCTGCCTCGGGCCACGGTGTCCCCGCCCCGGCCCTGAGCTCGTCCGGCATCCCCTCGTCGGAGAACCCGAACCGGTGCCCGAGCTCGTGGTACACCGTGCGCCGGATCTGGTCGCACAGCTCCTCCTCGCTCCGGCACCACGCCTCAAGCGGGCGTTGGTAGATGATCATCACCCCGGGGAACACGTCCCGGTCCTCCACCTCGGGCAGCGCTGGCCCCTCGTACATCCCAAACGGATAGTTGGGCGGGACGAGGCCCCACTCCGCCATCAGCTCATCGTCCGGGTAGTCCTCCACCCGCACTTCGAGCCCCCGGAGGTAACGGCGGAACGGGGCCGGCAGCTCGGCCAGGGCATCTCGAACCAATTGCTCAAACCGGTCACGACTCACGTGAACGGGCATACCTATGGAATCCTACTCCTCCCGTCGCCCCCGGGCATCTCCGGATGGAGTTGACCCGGCGCAGCCGCTGAGTACAGTGCGGTCCATGCGCGTGGGTTATGTCCAGTTCGCCCCGGAGTTCGGGGCGGTTGAGCGGAACCTGGAGGAGGTCGCCGAGTTCTTTCACCAGGACCGGGCCGACCTGTGGGTCCTCCCCGAGCTTTTCAACACCGGCTACCAGTTCGCCTCTGAACACGAGGTGCGGGAGCTCTCCGAACCCCTCCCCGACGGTCCAACCACCCAGCGATTGATCGCCCTCGCCCGCGGGCTGGGGTGCCACATCGCCGCCGGGGTTGCCGAGCGGCATCGCGATCGCATTTACAATGCCGCCGTGCTCGTGGGGCCGGGGGGTCTCGTCGCCCGGTACCGCAAGGTACACCTCTTCTACCAGGAGAAGCGGTGGTTCGTCCCGGGAGACCTCCCGTTCCCCGTGGCCGACCTCGGCCCGGCCAAGGTGGGGCTGATGGTCTGCTACGACCACCTGTTCCCCGAGTCGGCGCGGTCCCTGGCCCTGCAGGGGGCGGAGGTCATCGCCCATCCCGCAAACCTGGTCATCCCGGGCCTCGCCCAGCTCACGATGCGCGTGCGGGCCCTGGAGAACCGGGTGTTCACCGTCACCGCCAACCGCATCGGTACCGAGGCCCGCACCGGGGAGAGCCTTCGTTACACGGGAGAGTCCCAGATCGTGTCCCCGACCGGGGAAGTGCTCGCCCGCGCCGCCCCGGACATCGAGGAAGCGCGGGCGATCGAGATCGACCCCGCCCTTGCCCGCGACAAAAGGCTCCCCTTGGGTGGCGACGTGTTCGCCGACCGGCGCCCGGAGTTCTACCGTCGCTTGGTCGAGGGATAGAATGCCCCCGGAGGGGAAGATGACACGCACGTTCAAGGTGGCCACGTTCAACGCGAACTCCATCCGCAGCCGGCTTCCCTTGGTGCTGGAGTGGCTTGCCCGGGAGCGGCCGGACGTCCTGGCTCTCCAGGAGACGAAGGTCCAGGACCCGGACTTTCCTGCGGGCGCGTTCCGAGGAGCTGGGTACCACGTGGTCTTCCGCGGTCAGAAGGCCCAGGCCGGGGTGGCCCTGGCCAGCCGTGAGGAACCGAAGGACGTGGCGTTCGGGCTGGACGACGGCGGCCCCGCCGACGAAGCCAGGCTTGTCCGGGCCACCGTGGGCGGGATCCCGGTGGTGAACACGTACGTCCCCCAGGGCCAGTCGGTGGAGTCGCCGATGTTTCGGTACAAACTGGAATGGCTCGAGCGCCTCAGGGCCTACTTTGCCCGCCACTTCTCCCCGGACGAGCCCCTTCTGTGGTGCGGGGATTTCAACGTCGCCCCGGAGGAGATCGATGTCCACAACCCGGACCGGCTCAAAGACCACGTGGACTTCCACCCGGAGGCCCGGGCGGCCCTCGCCCGGGTTCGGGAGTGGGGGTTCGTGGACGTGTTCCGCCGCCATCACCCTGGGGAGCCGGGCCAGTACACGTTCTGGGATTACCGCGTGCCCGGGGCGCTGGACCGGAACCTGGGGTGGCGGGTGGACCACATCTGGGCCACCAGGCCCCTGGCCGAGCGCTCGACGGGCGCCCGGATCGACCGCGACGCCCGCCAGGCCGCGAAGCCCTCCGACCACACGTTCCTCGTGGCCGAGTTCTCCCTCTAGACCCACGGCACCCGGACGAAGGACCCGCGCCCTTGTTCTCCGTCCGGTGGCAGGGGACGATGGCCGCGATGACGGGCGTTCGGGTAGCGGTGCTGTGCGGCGGTCCCTCCGCCGAGCGCGAGATCTCCCTGCGCTCCGGGCGCGGGGTCGCCAGCGCCCTGCGCCGGCGTGGCTGGAACGCTGACCTCGTCGAGATCGACTCCTTCGATGGCCTCCCCCAGCGTCTCGGCCCGTTCGCGGCGGTGTTCAACATCCTCCATGGGGGGCCTGGTGAGGACGGCACCGTCCAGCTCCTCCTTGACCTGATGGGCAAGCCCTACGTGGGCTCCGGGCCGCTCGCCTCGGCCCTGGCCATGGACAAGGTCGAATCCCGCAAAGCCTTCCAGGGGAAGGGCCTGCCCGTGCCGGACTGGTTTCTCTACTCCGAGGGCGACCTGGACGCGTTCCTCGCCCGGGCGGAGGACGAGCTCGGCTACCCGCTCGTGCTCAAGCCCCGTCGGGAAGGATCGAGCGTGGGGGTGCACTTCGTCCGCGACCGGGTCGAGCTCGTCCGGGCCGCGGAGGAGCTTGTGGCGCGGTTCGGGGAGTTCTTGGCCGAGCGGTTCATCCCCGGCCGCGAGGTCACCGCCGCCGTGCTTGAGGTAGACGACCGGGTCGAGGTGCTGCCCCTGGTGGAACTGCGTCCGCAGGGGGCGCTGTTCGACTGGGGGGCCAAGTACACCCCTGGAGCGTGCACGTTCGTGTGCCCGGCGGAGCTCCCGCCCGAGGAGGCCCGACGGACCCAGGAGGTGGCCCGGGAGGCCCACCTCCTCCTCGAATGTCGGGACTTGTCCCGCGCCGACATCCGCCTTGCCCCGGACGGGACCCCGTACCTCCTCGAGGTGAACACCCTGCCCGGAATGACCGAGATGTCCACCTTCCCCCGCGCGGCCAGAGCGGTAGGCATCTCCTACGATGAGCTTGTGGAGCTGCTTCTCAAGCGGGCGCTCGCCCGCTTGCCCACCACCGCCCCGCTCGGGTAGAGTATCCTACCATCACCCCACCGAGATCTTGCGGTTTCATGGGGCCCTTAGCTGGCGGAGGGGGTCCAGAACCCGCAGGGCTTCTGGGGACAAGGAGGAGGTGGTGGTGTTGAAGCTCCAATGGATCGGACACGCCTGTTTTCGCATCGAGAGCAATGATGGCACGGTAATCCTCACCGATCCGTACGATGAGAGCGTTCCCTACAAGGCCCCCACCAGGCCGGCCCACATCGTGACCGTGTCCCACGATCACTTCGACCACAACGCGGTGGGGCGGGTCAAGGGTTCCCCGGAAGTGATCCGCGGGCTGGGGGAGCGGACGGTGCGGGGGATCACGTTCCGCGGGATCCCCGCCTACCATGATACCGAAGGGGGCAAGAAGCGCGGCCGGGACGTGATCATCCGCTTCGTCGTGGACGGGGTCACCCTCGCCCACTTCGGCGACCTCGGCCACACCCTGAACGCCGAACAGCTCCGGCCCTTGCAGGACGTGGAGGTGGCCCTGCTCCCGGTGGGGGGGCACTTCACCATCGGGGCCAAGGAGGCGAGCGAGGTGGTGCGGTCGCTGCCGAGGCTCCGGGTGGTGATCCCCATGCACTACCGGACCGAGGTCGTCAAGGACTGGCCGATCCGGCCAGTGGACGAGTTCCTGGCCGAGGCCGGGCTCCCGGTGAACCGCATCCCCAGCTCGGAGGTGGAGATCACTCCCGAGGCCCTTCCCACGAAGAAGGAGGTGTGGGTCCTCGACCATGCCTAAGCCGTCGGCTCGCAGCGCGGCGGCCCCGGCTTCGCCGATCCGGCGCCTGTACCCTCTTGCCGTGGAGGCGAAGCGGCGGGGCAAGAAGGTGTACCATCTGAACATCGGCCAGCCCGACATCCCCACCCCGGACGCGTTCCTGCGCGGGGTGCGGGAGTCGGACGTGAAGGTCCTCGCCTACGCCCCCTCCCCAGGGATCCCTGAGGCGGTCGACGCCCTGCACCGCTACTACGCGGAGTGGGGCCTCGACGTGGCCCGGGAGGAGATCCTCATCACCATCGGCGGGTCGGAGGCGATCACGTTCGCCCTCACCGTGACCTGTGATCCCGGGGACGAGGTCCTCGTTCCCGAGCCGTTCTACCCGAACTACCAGGGCTACGCCCGCCTGACCAACGTCGAGATCGTGCCCATCACCACCTCGCGCGAGGACGGGTTCCATCTCCCGCCCCGGCAGGACATCGAGGCCCTGATCGGCCCCCGTACCAAGGCGATCCTGTTCTCCCATCCCGGCAACCCCACAGGTGTGGTGTACACGCCAGCCGAGCTGGAGACGCTCGTGGACATCGCCACAAGACACGATTTGTTCATCATCTCCGATGAGGTGTACCGGGAGTTCGTGTACGAGGGGAAGCACCGAAGCATCCTGTCCTATCTCGAGGCGGGCGATCGGATCATCCTCGTGGACTCCATTTCCAAGCGGCTATCCGCGTGCGGGGCCCGGGTGGGGGCGTTCATCTCCCACAATCGGGACGTGATGGCGGCCGCGTTCAAGTGCGCCACGATCCGCCTGTCGGCCCCCACGTTCGAGCAGCTGGGCCTGGTGGCGTTCATGGCCGATCCCGATCACAGGCGGGTGGTGACGGACATGATCCGGGAGTACCGGAGGCGGCGGGACGTGTTGTGCCAGGAGCTTGCGGCGATCCCGGGGGTCACGTTCAGAAAGCCAGAAGGCGCGTTTTACATCATGATCGGACTCCCGGTGGCTGACGCTGAGGCATTCGTCCGGTGGATGCTCACCGACTACCCGGGGCAAGAGACGGTGATGCTCGCCCCCGGGGCCGGGTTTTACCGGACCGAGGGCCTGGGGCTGGACGAGGCCCGTGGCGCGTACGTGCTCCAGGTGGACGATCTCCGCCGGGCCTGCGCCGCCCTGGCCGAAGGGCTGGAGCTGTTCGCCAAGGCCGCCGCCGAGGAGGCCGTGGTCGGGAGGGGATGACGGCGGGGAAAGAGCGCCTCGACGTCCTCCTGGTGGAACGAGGGCTGGCTACGTCCCGGGCCCAGGCCCAAGCGCTGATCCGCGCCGGGCAGGTACGGGTGGACGGCCAGGTTGTGGACAAGCCCAGCGCGGCGGCGGCCGGGGATGTCGTCCTCGAAGTGAGCGCTCCTCCTCGCTACGCCTCCCGCGGCGGGGAAAAGCTTGCCGCGGCGCTTCTTGCGTTTGGCGTGGATCCCGCGGGCAAGGTCTGTTTGGATGTGGGGGCATCCACGGGCGGGTTCACGGATTGCCTACTCCAGCACGGGGCGGCACGGGTGTACGCAGTGGACGTGGGCCGGGGCCAGCTCGACTGGAAGCTGCGGAACGACCCGCGGGTGGTGGTGAGGGAGGGCCTGAACGCCCGTTATCTTCGGCCGGAGGACATCGGCGCGCCGGTGGACCTGGCCACGGTGGACGTGTCGTTCATCTCCCTACGGCTGATCTTGCCCCCCTTGCGCGGGATCGTGAAGCCCCAAGGGGACGTGGTCGCCCTGGTGAAGCCCCAGTTCGAGGCTGGCCGGGGAAGCGTCCGGGGCGGGGTCGTGCGCGACCCGGCGGTGCACCGGGAGGTCCTGATCGGGATCGCGGCGTTTGCCAGGGAAGAGCTGGGCTGGTCGGTGCGGGGAGCGACCCCTTCCCCCCTCCTCGGCCCGGCCGGCAACCGCGAGTTCTTCCTGCACCTCGTCCCTCGGCTCGGGGAAGACGCCCCTATTGAGTGGACCCGCGTCGCGACGGCCGCTTTCAACCTACGTGAGGGCCAGACCCCAGCCCTGACCGAAGGAATCCATGATTAGAACGGAATGTGGTGTGGCTCCTCGAGAACGATACCGCGGGCAAGGGCCCAGCGCTCGACCCCAGACCAGAACGCCTCGCACGCGTCCACGACATGCTCGGGGTTGTCCAGTTTCCCCTCCATCGCCAGGCGGCACAGGGCATCGTAGCCGCCGGGTCGCCCGAGGAGCCGGAGCGACTCCTCGAACACCCGGGTGCCCGAGGTGTAGCAGTGCCGGTTGTCGAGCCCCACCAGAAACGCCCCGTACAAGGCCATGTGCACGGCCAGCATGGGAAGGCCGGCGGTGTGCCCGAAATGGCGGGCGTTCCGGAGCTTGCCCACCAGTTCATAGAGGTCCCCCACGATCAGCTCCCGCATCGCGGCGAGGAACTTCTCCTTCGGCTGGTTAAGCACAACACCGCGTAGCTCAGGGAAGAACCGGTCCGGGTCGTGAAGAGCGCGGACATGGACGTACGCGCCGTGGGTAAGGGACCAGCGCCCATCCACCCCGGCCGCCTTCTCCAAGAGCACATCCTGCCCGTAGAAGTCCACCTCGGCCTTCCACGGCCCGGCCACCCACTCGTGGGTGGAGTCCTCGCCCATGGTACGCAGGACGCACAGGATTTCGATGTCGGAGCAGGGGCCGTCCGTGCCGCGGGCTAGGGACCCGTATAGCCCCACCGCGAGCACATCGTCGCCCCGGGAGGCGCGTGCCCGATCCGCGATCGTTCGGGCCAGGGTCAGCCGTTCCTTGCACGCCATCGGCTGCGGTCCACCGGCCATCTCGTTCCCGCCGAACCCATTGTAGCTCCGCCGCCAGGGCCCATCAGTCGCGTCTTGCATCCTGACCTGAAAGACAGCCGGGCGGGCATCCCGCTGCTCCCGGGGCCTGGCCGCCGGCCCGTCGTCCGCTAACCGGTGAGCCGGGTGCGGGTCAAGGTTAAACCGGATTCAATGCAGAGCAATTCACCGCTCGGCACCGGCCGCCAGCCAGGCCCTGCGTCCAGGGGCTCCGAGGCCACGACCACGGCCCCCTCGTCCATCCGGTGGTGCAAGGTGTAGTAGTCGGGGTCCCGCGTGTACAAGCAGAACGCATACAGCGAACTTCCATCGGTGAGGAGCAGGTTGAGCGCAGTGTAGTCGCGGATCATGCCCAGGAGCTCCCGAAGGGCGCCGGTGAGCCCTTGGAGCGTACGCGGTTGCCACGCCCGCGCTAGCCACCGCACGAGTTTTTGGGAATCGGTGCCGCTGCCCCGGTCCAACACCTCGGCGTCGCGGACCGTCCCGTTGTGGGCGAGGAACACCCCGTCGTGAACCATGGGGTGGGCATGGGCTCCCCCAGTCAGAGCCCCATACTCCGGGGATGCCTTGCGGGCGTGGGCAAGGAGCAGGGTCGTGGCCGCATCGAGGTCGCTGGGGACCCCGTCGCCGACCCTGGCCAGGACGGCCCGGCCCCAGCGGTACAGCCGCATCCGCCCCCGCCCGTCCAAGTACGCCCAACCGAACCCGTCCCGGTGGGGCGCCTTCTGGCCGCGCCGGCTCATCGCCAGAAGCCCGTGCGGGGCATCCACGAGGTACCGCCGGATCGGGATCGGCTCCCGGCTCACGAACCCGAGCATCCGGCACATCCCGTGCTCCTCTAGTGGGCCACGGCTTCCGCCAGGAGCCGACCCAACACCTTGGCCGTCTCGAACGGCTGGAGGTCGGTGTCCTCATCGAGGTCGCCCTTCCCGCCCGCGCCGTAGTACGGGTA
Encoded here:
- a CDS encoding nucleoside kinase; translated protein: MSQVHLAKRRDTVQAHFPDGRTFEGPAGTLLAEFVRAAYPDAPVPAMAAIVDDALCELADPLREDAQVRPVFLTDSDGIRIYTRSLSFLLAAAVRKSFPDARLIIDHSVPFGGYYCRVAGRPPFTPEELSQLEAHMRELVTADLPIGRELVPLAEAQDWFQRVGLPHKAALLAQGMNGDRVPLYRLGELRDYFFGPMVPSTGYLKYFALTPYHNGFILRFPRRERPTELAPPEDYSPLWQVFEEYGHWLELLGLYDAWTVNEAVRTGRMAEVILVSEALHEQRIAQIAQTISARGTGRQLVLIAGPSSSGKTTFTKRLAIQLLAHGLRPYPLSLDDYFLPREEMARRGLTDFDDLSAVDLPLFQGQMEQLFAGKVVRLPRYDFLTGKREQGAELRLAEDAVLLVEGLHCLNPGLLPPGLGGRTFKIYVSALTQLNLDDHVRLSTTDTRLIRRIVRDAAFRGYSAENTLRLWANVRRGEKRHVFPYQGEADVMFNSALVYEWSVLRKRAEPLLLQVRHPRLRLEAERLLGMLRWLTPYPEEEIPATSILREFIGGGILAGYFPSPFERATWRRGCARE
- a CDS encoding MBL fold metallo-hydrolase, giving the protein MVLKLQWIGHACFRIESNDGTVILTDPYDESVPYKAPTRPAHIVTVSHDHFDHNAVGRVKGSPEVIRGLGERTVRGITFRGIPAYHDTEGGKKRGRDVIIRFVVDGVTLAHFGDLGHTLNAEQLRPLQDVEVALLPVGGHFTIGAKEASEVVRSLPRLRVVIPMHYRTEVVKDWPIRPVDEFLAEAGLPVNRIPSSEVEITPEALPTKKEVWVLDHA
- a CDS encoding pyridoxal phosphate-dependent aminotransferase, with the protein product MPKPSARSAAAPASPIRRLYPLAVEAKRRGKKVYHLNIGQPDIPTPDAFLRGVRESDVKVLAYAPSPGIPEAVDALHRYYAEWGLDVAREEILITIGGSEAITFALTVTCDPGDEVLVPEPFYPNYQGYARLTNVEIVPITTSREDGFHLPPRQDIEALIGPRTKAILFSHPGNPTGVVYTPAELETLVDIATRHDLFIISDEVYREFVYEGKHRSILSYLEAGDRIILVDSISKRLSACGARVGAFISHNRDVMAAAFKCATIRLSAPTFEQLGLVAFMADPDHRRVVTDMIREYRRRRDVLCQELAAIPGVTFRKPEGAFYIMIGLPVADAEAFVRWMLTDYPGQETVMLAPGAGFYRTEGLGLDEARGAYVLQVDDLRRACAALAEGLELFAKAAAEEAVVGRG
- a CDS encoding nucleotidyltransferase, whose amino-acid sequence is MQDATDGPWRRSYNGFGGNEMAGGPQPMACKERLTLARTIADRARASRGDDVLAVGLYGSLARGTDGPCSDIEILCVLRTMGEDSTHEWVAGPWKAEVDFYGQDVLLEKAAGVDGRWSLTHGAYVHVRALHDPDRFFPELRGVVLNQPKEKFLAAMRELIVGDLYELVGKLRNARHFGHTAGLPMLAVHMALYGAFLVGLDNRHCYTSGTRVFEESLRLLGRPGGYDALCRLAMEGKLDNPEHVVDACEAFWSGVERWALARGIVLEEPHHIPF
- a CDS encoding O-acetyl-ADP-ribose deacetylase, translated to MAEEQFEVDLSGTRLVLVRGDITREEVDAIVNAANPDLTPGGGVSGAIHRAGGPLVTESAAEIRRERGPLPTGDAVITPGGELPARWVIHTVGPVWHGGAHGEPTLLARAYRSCLALAVARGLRSVAFPSISTGVYGYPVEQAARVALQTVRDFLGEHPGALDEVRFVLFSQADFLAYRTAASG
- a CDS encoding class II glutamine amidotransferase; the encoded protein is MCRMLGFVSREPIPIRRYLVDAPHGLLAMSRRGQKAPHRDGFGWAYLDGRGRMRLYRWGRAVLARVGDGVPSDLDAATTLLLAHARKASPEYGALTGGAHAHPMVHDGVFLAHNGTVRDAEVLDRGSGTDSQKLVRWLARAWQPRTLQGLTGALRELLGMIRDYTALNLLLTDGSSLYAFCLYTRDPDYYTLHHRMDEGAVVVASEPLDAGPGWRPVPSGELLCIESGLTLTRTRLTG
- a CDS encoding metallopeptidase family protein; translated protein: MPVHVSRDRFEQLVRDALAELPAPFRRYLRGLEVRVEDYPDDELMAEWGLVPPNYPFGMYEGPALPEVEDRDVFPGVMIIYQRPLEAWCRSEEELCDQIRRTVYHELGHRFGFSDEGMPDELRAGAGTPWPEAARRGEAGRYLRQAEHDLAAAEALLAGGHHDWALDAALAAADRALRAFLFVRGEDPEAVAQEGVPELLARAARRDPPLRRLRPLLRLDQIALDMGDAGAPSPAERVRPKWAQEAIAHARELVAKARNAWQGGR
- a CDS encoding TlyA family RNA methyltransferase, with product MTAGKERLDVLLVERGLATSRAQAQALIRAGQVRVDGQVVDKPSAAAAGDVVLEVSAPPRYASRGGEKLAAALLAFGVDPAGKVCLDVGASTGGFTDCLLQHGAARVYAVDVGRGQLDWKLRNDPRVVVREGLNARYLRPEDIGAPVDLATVDVSFISLRLILPPLRGIVKPQGDVVALVKPQFEAGRGSVRGGVVRDPAVHREVLIGIAAFAREELGWSVRGATPSPLLGPAGNREFFLHLVPRLGEDAPIEWTRVATAAFNLREGQTPALTEGIHD
- a CDS encoding D-alanine--D-alanine ligase, yielding MTGVRVAVLCGGPSAEREISLRSGRGVASALRRRGWNADLVEIDSFDGLPQRLGPFAAVFNILHGGPGEDGTVQLLLDLMGKPYVGSGPLASALAMDKVESRKAFQGKGLPVPDWFLYSEGDLDAFLARAEDELGYPLVLKPRREGSSVGVHFVRDRVELVRAAEELVARFGEFLAERFIPGREVTAAVLEVDDRVEVLPLVELRPQGALFDWGAKYTPGACTFVCPAELPPEEARRTQEVAREAHLLLECRDLSRADIRLAPDGTPYLLEVNTLPGMTEMSTFPRAARAVGISYDELVELLLKRALARLPTTAPLG
- a CDS encoding acyltransferase; amino-acid sequence: MRVGYVQFAPEFGAVERNLEEVAEFFHQDRADLWVLPELFNTGYQFASEHEVRELSEPLPDGPTTQRLIALARGLGCHIAAGVAERHRDRIYNAAVLVGPGGLVARYRKVHLFYQEKRWFVPGDLPFPVADLGPAKVGLMVCYDHLFPESARSLALQGAEVIAHPANLVIPGLAQLTMRVRALENRVFTVTANRIGTEARTGESLRYTGESQIVSPTGEVLARAAPDIEEARAIEIDPALARDKRLPLGGDVFADRRPEFYRRLVEG
- the xth gene encoding exodeoxyribonuclease III, translated to MTRTFKVATFNANSIRSRLPLVLEWLARERPDVLALQETKVQDPDFPAGAFRGAGYHVVFRGQKAQAGVALASREEPKDVAFGLDDGGPADEARLVRATVGGIPVVNTYVPQGQSVESPMFRYKLEWLERLRAYFARHFSPDEPLLWCGDFNVAPEEIDVHNPDRLKDHVDFHPEARAALARVREWGFVDVFRRHHPGEPGQYTFWDYRVPGALDRNLGWRVDHIWATRPLAERSTGARIDRDARQAAKPSDHTFLVAEFSL